In Streptomyces sp. NBC_00569, a single genomic region encodes these proteins:
- a CDS encoding helix-turn-helix transcriptional regulator, with protein sequence MRAARLIKMVLLLQSRPSMTAGELARELEVSERTVTRDAQALSEAGVPVYADRGRAGGYRLIGGYRTRLTGLARGEAEALFLSGVPGALREMGLEDAASAARLKVSAALLPSLRDASRTATQRFHLDAPGWFKEPRTPELLPAVADAVWDDRVVRARYRRDEAAAEVERELEPYGLVLKAGVWYLCARVAGGGTHRVYRIDRFTGVEAAGERFVRDEEFDLPGFWEERAEQFARSILRAEVVLRLSPTGLRQLPHVTEPVSVRAARESAGEPDEEGWVTVTLPVESEDVAYGQLFALGPEAEVLAPSGLRERFADAARRTADRYR encoded by the coding sequence ATGCGTGCTGCCCGCCTGATCAAGATGGTGTTGTTGCTCCAGTCCCGGCCGTCGATGACGGCGGGTGAGCTGGCGCGCGAACTGGAGGTCTCGGAGCGGACGGTGACCCGGGACGCGCAGGCGCTGTCCGAGGCGGGCGTGCCGGTGTACGCGGACCGGGGCAGGGCGGGCGGGTACCGGCTGATCGGCGGCTACCGGACCCGGCTGACCGGTCTGGCGCGCGGCGAGGCGGAGGCCCTGTTCCTGTCCGGGGTGCCGGGCGCGCTGCGCGAGATGGGCCTCGAGGACGCGGCGTCGGCCGCGCGGCTGAAGGTGTCGGCGGCGCTGCTGCCGTCGCTGCGGGACGCCTCGCGCACGGCGACGCAGCGGTTCCATCTGGACGCGCCGGGCTGGTTCAAGGAGCCGCGGACGCCCGAGCTGCTGCCCGCGGTGGCGGACGCGGTGTGGGACGACAGGGTGGTGCGCGCCCGCTACCGCCGTGACGAGGCCGCGGCCGAGGTCGAGCGCGAACTGGAGCCGTACGGGCTCGTCCTGAAGGCGGGTGTCTGGTATCTGTGCGCCCGCGTCGCGGGCGGCGGGACCCATCGGGTGTACCGGATCGACCGGTTCACCGGCGTCGAGGCGGCCGGGGAACGCTTCGTACGGGACGAGGAGTTCGACCTGCCGGGGTTCTGGGAGGAGCGGGCCGAGCAGTTCGCGCGGTCCATCCTGCGCGCGGAGGTCGTCCTGCGACTGTCCCCCACGGGGCTGCGGCAGCTTCCGCACGTGACCGAACCGGTGTCCGTGCGTGCGGCACGGGAGTCGGCCGGCGAGCCCGACGAGGAGGGGTGGGTGACGGTGACTCTGCCGGTCGAGTCGGAGGACGTCGCGTACGGCCAGCTGTTCGCGCTCGGGCCGGAGGCGGAGGTCCTCGCCCCCTCCGGTCTGCGCGAGCGTTTCGCCGACGCGGCGCGGCGGACGGCGGACCGCTACCGGTGA
- the aceE gene encoding pyruvate dehydrogenase (acetyl-transferring), homodimeric type, translating into MTDPSAIQPSELDQLPDRDPEETAEWQASLDAVTKAAGPHRAAYLMRRTLERAEGSGLALPKLLETDYVNTIPTAAEPAIEGDEALELKIAAWNRWNAAAMVTRGSKYGVGGHIATFASAAWLYETGFNHFFKGKEGDGSGDQLYIQGHASPGIYARAFLDGRLSEQQLDRFRQESGGDGLPSYPHPRRLPWLWEFPTVSMGLGPLSAIYQARFNRYLTNRKIKDVSASHVWAFLGDGEMDEPEATAALALASREGLDNLTFVINCNLQRLDGPVRANFRVVQELEAQFRGAGWNVIKTLWGSAWDELFQLDTTGALVRRLREVPDAQFQTYATRDAAYIREHFFGSEPALVELGRLLTDDKIAECFKVSRGGHEPRKVYAAYRAALSHEGAPTVILVQTVKGFTLGKGFESKNANHQMKKLTVDEFKDMRDLLELPISDSQFVDGQVPYGHPGADSPEVRYLQERRAALGGPAPARRTHAIAPLPAPADKAFASFDKGSGSQSVATTMAFVRLVKDLVRDKETGKRWVPIVPDEARTFGMESLFPSLGIYSPKGQTYEPVDRDQLMYYKEATDGQILNEGITEAGSMADFIAASSAYATHGEAMIPFYIFYSMFGWQRTADQMWQLGDQLGRGFLVGATAGRTTLTGEGLQHADGHSPVIAATNPAALSYDPAFAYEIGAIVKDGLRRMYGAAAPGEDQNVFYYLTVYNEPMPQPAKPAGVDEGILKGLYRFNTAESAGVNVAAANAPRIQLLGSGTAIHWTLEAQKLLAEEWGVAADVWSATSWTELRRDALEADEAILRGEERTPYIRKALDGAQGPVLAVSDYMRQVPDQIAQWVEQDYTSLGADGFGLSDTREAARRHFGIDAQSIVVAALAQLARRGEVKASAVKEARERYGL; encoded by the coding sequence ATGACCGACCCCTCCGCAATCCAGCCGAGCGAGCTCGACCAGCTCCCGGACCGCGACCCCGAGGAGACTGCCGAATGGCAGGCCTCCCTGGACGCCGTTACCAAGGCGGCCGGGCCGCACCGTGCCGCGTACCTGATGCGCCGCACGCTGGAGCGCGCCGAGGGCTCAGGCCTGGCGCTGCCGAAGCTCCTCGAGACCGACTACGTCAACACCATCCCGACCGCGGCAGAGCCGGCGATCGAGGGTGACGAGGCGCTGGAACTGAAGATCGCCGCGTGGAACCGCTGGAACGCGGCCGCGATGGTGACCCGTGGCTCCAAGTACGGCGTCGGCGGCCACATCGCCACGTTCGCCTCGGCGGCCTGGCTCTACGAGACCGGCTTCAACCACTTCTTCAAGGGGAAGGAGGGCGACGGCTCCGGCGACCAGCTGTACATCCAGGGCCACGCCTCCCCCGGCATCTACGCCCGCGCCTTCCTCGACGGCCGCCTGAGCGAGCAGCAGCTCGACCGCTTCCGCCAGGAGTCCGGCGGCGACGGCCTGCCGTCGTATCCGCACCCGCGGCGCCTGCCCTGGCTGTGGGAGTTCCCGACCGTCTCCATGGGCCTCGGCCCGCTGTCGGCGATCTACCAGGCGCGGTTCAACCGCTACCTCACCAACCGCAAGATCAAGGACGTCTCCGCCTCGCACGTGTGGGCGTTCCTCGGTGACGGCGAGATGGACGAGCCCGAGGCCACCGCGGCCCTGGCGCTCGCCTCGCGTGAGGGCCTGGACAACCTGACCTTCGTCATCAACTGCAACCTGCAGCGCCTCGACGGCCCGGTCCGCGCCAACTTCCGCGTGGTCCAGGAGCTGGAGGCGCAGTTCCGCGGCGCCGGGTGGAACGTCATCAAGACGCTCTGGGGCTCCGCCTGGGACGAGCTGTTCCAGCTCGACACGACCGGCGCGCTCGTGCGCCGGCTGCGCGAGGTGCCGGACGCCCAGTTCCAGACGTACGCGACCCGCGACGCCGCGTACATCCGCGAGCACTTCTTCGGCTCCGAGCCCGCGCTCGTCGAGCTGGGCAGGCTGCTCACGGACGACAAGATCGCCGAGTGCTTCAAGGTCTCGCGCGGCGGCCACGAGCCCCGCAAGGTGTACGCGGCCTACCGTGCGGCCCTGTCGCACGAGGGCGCGCCGACCGTGATCCTGGTCCAGACGGTCAAGGGCTTCACGCTGGGCAAGGGCTTCGAGTCCAAGAACGCCAACCACCAGATGAAGAAGCTGACGGTGGACGAGTTCAAGGACATGCGTGACCTCCTTGAACTGCCCATCTCCGACAGCCAGTTCGTCGACGGCCAGGTCCCCTACGGCCACCCGGGCGCCGACTCCCCCGAGGTCCGTTACCTCCAGGAGCGCCGCGCGGCCCTCGGCGGCCCCGCCCCGGCCCGCCGCACGCACGCGATCGCCCCGCTGCCGGCCCCGGCCGACAAGGCGTTCGCCTCCTTCGACAAGGGCTCCGGCTCGCAGTCGGTCGCGACGACCATGGCGTTCGTACGCCTGGTCAAGGACCTCGTACGCGACAAGGAGACCGGCAAGCGCTGGGTGCCGATCGTCCCGGACGAGGCGCGCACCTTCGGCATGGAGTCGCTGTTCCCCTCGCTCGGCATCTACTCCCCCAAGGGACAGACGTACGAGCCGGTCGACCGCGACCAGCTGATGTACTACAAGGAAGCCACGGACGGCCAGATCCTCAACGAGGGCATCACCGAGGCCGGCTCCATGGCGGACTTCATCGCCGCGTCCTCCGCGTACGCCACGCACGGCGAGGCGATGATCCCCTTCTACATCTTCTACTCGATGTTCGGCTGGCAGCGCACGGCCGACCAGATGTGGCAGCTCGGCGACCAGCTGGGCCGCGGCTTCCTGGTCGGTGCCACCGCGGGCCGTACGACGCTGACGGGTGAGGGTCTGCAGCACGCGGACGGTCACTCGCCGGTCATCGCGGCGACCAACCCGGCCGCGCTGTCCTACGACCCGGCGTTCGCCTACGAGATCGGCGCGATCGTCAAGGACGGTCTGCGCCGCATGTACGGCGCGGCTGCCCCGGGCGAGGACCAGAACGTCTTCTACTACCTGACGGTCTACAACGAGCCGATGCCGCAGCCGGCCAAGCCCGCGGGCGTGGACGAGGGCATCCTCAAGGGCCTGTACCGCTTCAACACCGCCGAGTCGGCCGGGGTGAACGTGGCGGCCGCCAACGCCCCCCGCATCCAGCTGCTCGGCTCGGGCACGGCGATCCACTGGACCCTCGAGGCGCAGAAGCTGCTCGCCGAGGAGTGGGGTGTCGCCGCCGACGTGTGGTCCGCGACCTCCTGGACCGAGCTGCGCCGCGACGCCCTGGAGGCGGACGAGGCGATCCTGCGCGGCGAGGAGCGCACTCCGTACATCCGTAAGGCGCTCGACGGCGCCCAGGGCCCGGTCCTCGCGGTCTCCGACTACATGCGTCAGGTCCCCGACCAGATCGCGCAGTGGGTCGAGCAGGACTACACCTCGCTCGGTGCGGACGGCTTCGGTCTCTCCGACACCCGTGAGGCGGCCCGCCGCCACTTCGGCATCGACGCGCAGTCGATCGTCGTCGCGGCCCTGGCCCAGCTCGCCCGCCGCGGCGAGGTCAAGGCCTCGGCCGTGAAGGAGGCGCGCGAGCGCTACGGCCTGTAG
- a CDS encoding VOC family protein: MKISKTPSAPCWADLSTPDTDAARLFYQGLLGWRSEVVSGPRSEGYGLFRSGDELVAGIGPTRNPKEPSAWLPYYQSAGVDAVIARVKGNGGTVVTGPETIAEDGVFAVCQDPSGAAFGLWQPITNTGFGVVNAPGSFCWFELLTRDPDGSKDFYQSVLGWGAKRHPYGGGGTYTEWSVDTEPFGGMLDTASGSFPEDLPAHWMVYVAVEDTDTTAARCKELGGQILVHPTTIEPGRFAVLADPLGASFAVITYAPR; the protein is encoded by the coding sequence ATGAAGATCTCCAAAACCCCGTCAGCGCCCTGCTGGGCGGACCTCTCCACGCCCGACACCGACGCGGCCCGGCTCTTCTACCAGGGGCTCCTCGGCTGGCGCAGCGAAGTGGTGTCCGGTCCGCGGTCGGAGGGCTACGGCCTCTTCAGGTCCGGTGACGAGCTCGTCGCGGGCATCGGCCCGACCAGGAACCCGAAGGAACCGTCGGCGTGGCTGCCGTACTACCAGTCGGCCGGAGTCGACGCGGTCATCGCGCGCGTGAAGGGCAACGGCGGCACGGTGGTCACGGGCCCGGAGACCATCGCGGAGGACGGCGTCTTCGCGGTCTGCCAGGACCCGTCGGGGGCCGCGTTCGGCCTGTGGCAGCCGATCACGAACACGGGCTTCGGCGTCGTCAACGCGCCCGGGAGTTTCTGCTGGTTCGAGCTCCTGACCCGCGACCCGGACGGGTCCAAGGACTTCTACCAGTCCGTGCTGGGCTGGGGCGCGAAGCGGCACCCCTACGGGGGCGGGGGCACCTACACCGAGTGGAGCGTCGACACCGAGCCCTTCGGGGGCATGCTCGACACGGCGTCGGGCTCGTTCCCCGAGGATCTGCCGGCGCACTGGATGGTGTACGTCGCCGTCGAGGACACCGACACGACGGCGGCCCGCTGCAAGGAGCTCGGCGGGCAGATCCTGGTGCACCCGACGACGATCGAGCCGGGCCGGTTCGCGGTGCTCGCCGATCCGCTGGGCGCCTCGTTCGCGGTCATCACGTACGCCCCGCGCTGA